Part of the Arachis hypogaea cultivar Tifrunner chromosome 6, arahy.Tifrunner.gnm2.J5K5, whole genome shotgun sequence genome, GTTTATGATTTTGTGTATAAAATGCACCTTTAAGTATATACTCATATTCATTTTTCATATCTATTTCTTTTCTCAAACTTAAAATGATTCTGCATTCAAATCCAGTAacactaaaaatttttattatgcaCTAAACCCTAATTAATTCTTCAAATTGGGATGGAGACGCAGAAGAGATGGGAGAGGGAATAACTAATtactaaaagaaaaggaaataacATTCGGTACTGATTATGCAGAATTTTTATCCacgattaaaaaaaaatattttgattaattttaccTTTATTAGTATCATGCATCAttaattttaagaaataaaatattaaacataTGTTAGTATACTAGTGTATTATATATAATCAAGATTGGGAAAATGTtttatatgtaattttatttttttaaaattatgtttcatcatatataatttataaaaaatgtttataaaatttgaatttaaaattttcaatttaaatataaaatatttaccaTATTAATTGatccaataattattattatatatttacttatgaAAAAGTATATTAACAAACacgttatattaatatttattaagttGATTGTAACATCTATTATCCTtatcaaagtttaaattttaattttaaataataaacaactTCAAAAACAagttaagaaaaaaaatgaggaattcaaatttcaaatgaaaaaatttaataataaatagaatcaTATTAATCAAATAGAGCCTTAGTTTaaacttgaaaattttaaattatctaacCTTAGAAAAGCTAGAACTATATGGATactagaaaaaaaaacaaaaaaaggaattTAAAGCACATAAGCaagtaaattattaattattttattagttttgtagttttttattttctaataaaaaagtataattttaaaatttataattaaatttttatattaaataaaaatatataattaaagttttagtaattgtttttttttaatattaatttaaaatatttatttttaacaaaaatacgtGAAAGGTATAAGAAAGGCAAGGTCACATGcaagagaaaggaagaaagaatcgAATTGAAATTTGGTGAGAGGAGAGTCAGGAGACCAAGCTTAAAAACTTCCCAACTCAGTTGAAAGTAGCACCACGACTTGACTGAAGACTGAGCTTCTGCACAGTGCATACCTATCTATCAGTGTATATGATCAGTAAAGACAAATCTTTTTATCTATCCAAGCTTCTGCACagtcttttttttatcttcactCAAGCACAATTTTGATGATCTTAATCATTTACATTATTTATATTACATTTGAATGATAGAGACTAACGGAACATCGAAGTTTCGCTCAAGTACAACGAATACCAGAACCGCTTCCTAAACTATTAGTCCGACGAAACCATATAAGCCCTATTCTGCTTCCTACTCATACCTGCTTCTTGCTTCCTTGCTCGCTCTAATTGGAACAATTGGAACAAAAATTAGTGCTCTCCGAGTGATGCCAACAGATTACCCCGCCAAAAATTAGTACACTCTTAACAAAGAAGAGAGTGCAGTCAAAGCACGTAATAAATGATAGTTACcacaattctattatcttttatttcaaattatcctcGATGTTAACGTAAatggtaacaaaataaaaaattaaaataaaattatatttatacaattatttgtattactgttttattagttattcaaaaagtaattaaaatttgaaattaattagtataaaatattacagatataaaattaagaaaaattattatttgcataaaaatgagtttaatggataattattctatttaatatatatttaaaaatattttttgttgtatgaaaaacaaatataaatGTAACATTgcattttattcctttattataatttattaagatataattatgtaattaacttttttaaacattagttatttattttgcatgcaatatagaaataaatgaatataatatttatttagtaGATCcagttatgtaaaatatttttgttgtcatattatttgataaatcaaagaaaagaaaatgttattttaagaaaagctaataatatatttttaataatttaataatacaaataataaattttaaatagtatatattatttaaaataatataagtaTTCCaagtaatatatttaaaatatagtaaagtaacatattttaataaaaaaatttgtaattaagaaaatatatcaatacttttttatataaatttttttattagatttcttttttttgcaagaacaattaaaatattatcgatatatgataaaatattacatgaatatttaagtttattttctaTTTGGTTAGGATTTGATCCATCATAAAATATGACATATATAAATTGGAGTCATACAATATAGATTATTTAATCTAACCTACCTTATCATACATATGagtatataaaagataaatatttaaaatatttaaaatatagattTTATGAAAAATGGTTTTGATAAACAAATGTATTgtatggaaaaaaaattaatactaatttttaaatttttatttattagctTTTTTTTTACAGATTAATTAGATATGTAACACACTTAGGCTCAGTTTAGGTAAACAGCTTaagatacttttaaaaaattagcttaaacaataaatatttatattaaaagtagtttataaataagttattttgtatttgaatttttagtcttaaaagtgcttattttaaagaaatgtgataaaaaaaagtagtagtattatgagagaagtcattttttttaacttttctataagCTTCTAAGTAGCATTTTAGAAactgcaatttggttttgaaaattgtatTAGACATTAATACTACCATTTTTCATAAGTTAACGTTTAGAAAAATTACTTTTGAAATTTTCCAAACGGATCCTTAATTGGCTTTATCTTTTTACTAGTAGCTCAACACCGTTCTACCATTTTTCTAttgagtttaaaaaattaattttttatttttagttttagaattataaatttaatattaataactaaaaataaattataaaaaataaaatattttaagttatttaacatgtaaaatatatagaataattaaatttaaatataaaaaaattaaaaaaataagttgttATTATGTGAACAAAATCAATAtaaaaattgactaatattaTTTGAAGATTACttatttataaatgttattaaatttatttattttctcaattctatttaattagaagcaaatttaaaaatttatatacaaaattCATCCATATGAAAACACTATttatatagtcaccaaaaaaaaaacactattTATATACGAAATACTTCTACAAtctgtataaaaatataattattattaattaattgtatGTTTAAATTATTTCTCTTTTAACAAACTAAAGAAAAAGCATATTGATTCACTGGCAAAACATTAGTGTCAAAATAGTGTTTATGTAATTTGTTTATCTGCGTTTCGAAAACAAACATTGAAATAAACTACCATTTcagtcctttttattttttaagccattttaatatatgtattaccATGAAAACTAAATTATCAAATATActattagaaatatttaaagtatcaataaaaaaatattgttaaattaAGTACATGAATAATTAAACATATGTTAAGTTCCAAATATATTTCATAActgaattaataaattattatttttattataattattattattgtcaacAATATTAAACATTGTGTATATATAGGATGAACTATAAGATAAAGAGGTAAATTAATTTGTATAAATATACAGATATTCTCTTTTAGCTATTACCATAATACAAGATCCTAAAAATCAGTTTAAATCAGCTGATCAAACCGTAGCCAGGTGGAAACAACGAATCGGTTAGATACTATAAACTTAAGTTTAAAAAATCGCACTCGGATCTGGTCAATTTTTCTCAAAAGTCCAAAACCCCATTGTTTGGTTTAGAGaagagaaaatctaactaaactaCCAAAGTCCAAAACGCTCAACAGCACTCTcgagaaaatctaactaaactaCCAAAGTCCAAAACGCTCAACAGCACTCTCATGCCTCGTCTATCTCACCGCctcatcactacaagaaaaaggagCAGTTGTaacttgtaacaaaaaaaattgttacaaaaaatacaaaaaatctgAAAAATGACTCTTGCAGTATGTTTCgttacaaaaaaattttgtaacaaaaaatgaaacGGTTACTGtacaaagtaatattttgtaacaaatttttaatacaaaagcaGAAATATATTACAAAAGCGATAACAAATTTTATCCAATGAGATATTTTTCGTAACAATATAATTTTTCCTATCACAAAATTTTGTTgcaaaatataacttgattttgtaacaactttcattcctttagttacaaaagcacaacatttattttacaacaatttttttaaaattaattgatatatcactacaaaaaattacagaaataGCGACCGATAACCCGATAACCCTTATTCCATTTACATGAGGAGGAAAACAAACCTATGTACATTCAGAATCCAAAGACGGAAATATATTTAAACAAGGACTCATAATGTCATTGAGTCTACAAATACTATAACAAAAGCAAGATTCTTGTATTCTACTTTTCATTTTAAGCCTTGGGGTTCAATTGGAGGCAAATAAACTCAATTTAACTGAGAAAGTTTATGATCATCAGATGGAGAACCAAATTGCAAAGAACAACATCAGCAAAGGCACGTTCAGGAGCAAGATCCTGCAGTAGCACGAATAAgcaaaattttataagaatatgTCAAGTGAAGAAAGCAAAACATAGAATAACTATGCTTGCTGTTTTAGTATAAATACCAAACAATTCCTCTAGCATATTTTCATTTAGCAAAAAGTACATTACTTATGCAATGCAAGCATGTTTATAAGTTATAACTTACTATAAAAGTCTAGCATCATTCCCTATAATCTCAAAGGATAGGAGTGGCATATTTAATTCAAGCATATAAATTCACTATGACTTCCACTAACTATAAAAGTCTAGCACCATCCCCCACAATCTCAAAGAATAACTACTATATATACCTAATTCTAAAacagaactaattaaaataatagcacttccaaaacaatttttttaaagataaagataagtgTTCAAACAACCAACAACAAAATTATTACCAAAGATCAGTTTGGATTAGCATGATGCACTGGAGTTTAGTTTTGACAGTTGAATCTGAGCAGTCAGGTACTGACTCAAGCTCAGCTTTCTCTGGATGATCTAACAAAGGGAGTAAAGACCTCTGCTCTGATTTGCCTGATCAAAACACCAAGCAGAAATAAAACAACCCGCATTTCAAAGTAAATACCAAGATACCAGGCACTTGAaccttaataaaaatataataatagtaacaaTACTTCATTTGGCTTTAGCTCTTTTGTAACCTATGAATTCAACTAATTAAATTTTCTCTAAGTACTAAAGCTAAATATAACTTGAGCATGCTTCAAAAAAGTTGTAGAATAATTCATAGACAAACATGAAAAGATATTCTCAGAACATTATTTTCCTTATGGTAATGATGGAATATCATTGAAATAGACCAATGAGGAGTATTAAGAATAACGAAGAAAATAAATCaatgaataaacaaataaactgGACAGTCTTAGTACTGCGCTGCCAACCGCAATGATGACAGCACTGCGAGAAGAACCTTTGAGTACAATTCAAATTTTGAAAGAAGAAGCACCTATAAAATTTGCAAGTGTTCACTATATTCActcaaagaagaaaagaaactataattaacatgaaaaaaataaattgataaatttaattcaaagAATAGTGTATTAGCATTTGGAAGACAACTTACATAAAATCTTCTGGTTTAGATATCCAATCTTGCAGTGGTCCAGTTAGATAGTAATTAATGTCTTGCATATATGAAATAATGGGACAAGGGTCCTGCAGTAGAAAAACAATTGCACAAAGAACTATAATCAGAGTTAGTTGGACTGGTCACATTTTAGGAAAACAGAACATAATAGTGAATTAGTTGAAACACTTTCTTCATATTCGTTAaaattttctcattaaccttTAAGCTTTCAAACAACTAAACTTAATATTTCCTTATCCTTACCTACAAAAAGAATTCTCAAATAAAGAAGCCCACACACCATTATCCTTTTCTAGTTTCACTCCCATTCATTTTGTTCAAATCATTTCAAAAGCTCTAGATTTCAATACCTACTGAGTGTATGTATAATCACATACAACAGCAATTATGAGTTCAATTATATGAGTTAAAATATAACATAACTCAGTGTTAAAACCCCAAATAATAAGGATTAAAATTATCCAAAATTGAGACTCACatacctctttttcttttctttcagccACATATGGAACTCAGTAGgtttatatataacaataataacaagaacaaCATTTGTAAGTTTATCCCTAAAATCAGTTGATAACACATAATCATGGAcaaaatcacaaaagaacaatacGTTAATAGACAACAAGAGTATTAAAGAACAATATTATAGGCAACAATATTCAAATAATCTTTACCATCAGCAGATAAAAAACCAGCAACCAAGGGACGAGCAGCAGAGATGAACCACCGTGGAGGAAGGAGAACGGCCGAAATGAACCAGGGTAGCAGAGACAGAGGACCAGGGACCAGGGTAGCAGAAGCAGAGGAGCAGCACGAGCAGGAACGGCGACGCAGAGGATGCGATGGCAGACGAGCACGAGCGGCGATGACGCAGAGGAGCAACACCGTGGATGACGGAGCAGGAACCGACGACGACGTAGAGGAGATGACGAACACGAACGGCGACGCAGAAGAGGACGGCGCTGGTAGATGCCAGTGCGAAGGAGTGGCAGAGACGAGGCATTGCTAACGGCGCAGGCTCTTCCTCCAGGAGCTCCATTGTTGAGCACTTGAGAAACTGTGGGAGGAGATGAGAGGAGAGCATAGAGAGTGATTTTTACTTAGAATTAGGTTTTtacttttcatatttatttttatttttaagttttaatgatttttatttaattttaacaattaaattcttttaatttaaaaaaatttatttttagtcaatatttaaaaatttattattaataaaattatatattaattttttaaaagaatataaaataacatctttaattaaaaaatataagtggATCCAGTGAtacaaacataaaaaataaatatactaaatTATAAAGACAAAAACAATGACAAATTTTATTCAtgtcaaataaaaattaactttcgcatgtggagctttTTTCAcctatttaagcagttccttgttttgtttgttttgttttttttgtttattttatttcagtcacaaaaaaaattaacagatTCATATGGTGTTATCGTATCTATTTTCAGTCAttctgaattttaaaataaaaaagtttaattattctattaatccctataatttcaccaaatttaCAATTAGgtgtctaaatttttttattttcaattgagtctttacactacttttaattttgtaattggattcttttcatattaaaaatgttaaaaataacaaaatatttctcTCAAAAAATACGTAGTCAGTGATCTAATAAGATTCTTAATTTTGGATACCTTAACTTTGCgaatattcagttaactctaatattttttacattatcaaggacttaattacaaaattaaaagtaatataaggactaaactaaaagaaaaaagaaatatatagaGTTAAtcataaatttagtaaaattatagggCCTAGTAAAGtaattaaaccaaataaaaacaataCTGATGTAATGTTGTTCAAAGAATAAAGTcaattttcttatattttcataTAACCAAAAATTATTCAAATCCAATAAATATAGAATTAGTTACGACTATATTTTAAAAAGTTGTTTATTGGctattaaaaatttactaaaattaatatttttatctttttaaattttaaattagatacgTTCGTTTTTTAAGTGCATTAtcttctaatttaaatttaaaatcacatgaaaatgtttaattttgatgataaatttaaacaattttttaataatttttatatatctgattatttttattaattattagtgatAATGAttcttaaaaagataaataaaacttcgataaattttttattgaaattttattttttaaatacatattttagatcaaaataaaaaaaagttattttagtcaattatataattttttaactgAATTAACATaataatggcaaaaaaaaaatttttctttttactagGCTGCTGAactgttatcaattttaaaatactaaatacTCATGTTGACAAAAACACCTATGTTTTACCTAATAAGAAGATGGTACAATACCTATACTAAACAATTCTTTTATTGttgaaaatatttgaaagaaaattattGTTACAAGGAGAGTTGAGTTTCAGGTCTATACTGTTCCCAATTTTTTTACCTCCCTTTACGAAAAATATCCAACCCAAAGACACAAAGTCGCCCGTTTTCCGCACAAGCCATCTCTAGTTTCCAACGGTGTCTGACACTACCTCTGCGAGCCGCCTCCAACTTCCTCCATACGGTTTCCATCCTAACGGCTACAATAGAATCTCTTTATAATTGACCATACCAAGatagagagaaagggaaagcctTATTCTGCTTCCTACTCATACCTGCTTCCGAAGCTATTTAATGCGACGAACGGAATAGATTCCTAATTTCTGAGGATTGAGAGACAGACATGGCTGCGGAGTTAGGGCAACAGACGGTGGAGCTGTCCACCCTGGTTTTTCGAGCTGCCCAAGATTCATACGGCAACTCGAAAGAACTGGTTGAGAAATGCAGGTCCACCGAATTGTCCGATACAGACAAGAAGATCAGTATCCTCAAGTTCCTCAGCAAGACCCAGCAGCGCATGATCCGCCTCAATGTGCTCTCCAAGTGGTGCCAACAGGTTACCCCGCCAAAAATCAAATCTTGCTATTTTTTCTTGCATAGCACTACTCTTCATTCAATCCATTGGTCTCTACAAATTCCAAAACTTTGTGTATTTGGGAGATACATAATCGATAATGAATAGAATTACGGGGTGGTTTGGGGCACTGGTTGAGCTGAAAACTAAAAGCTGTCATAAATCAGGGAAAGgaagttttttctttctttctttctttgttggaTGGGATGTGCTTATAGGTTTTTTTTGCTTTGTAGGTTCCTTTGATAAAGCGCTGCCACCAGCTGGCTTCGACTGTTTCAAATCACGATATGTGTTTTACTCAAGCTGCGGATTCTTTGTTTTTTATACACGAGGGGCTTCAGCAAGCCCGTGCTCCGGTTTATGATGTGCCCTCTGCCATTGACGTTCTCTTGACGGGGAGTTACCAGCGGTTGCCTAAATGTATAGAGGATGTTGGTACTCAGTATACCTTGAATGAAGAACAGCAAAAGCCTGCTTTGAAGAAGCTGGACGCGCTTGTGCGGTCGAAATTGCTAGAAGTTTCTCTTCCGAAGGAAATTTCCGAGATAAAAGTTTCCGATGGTACGGCATTGATTAAGGTGGATGGAGAGTTTAAGGTTTTAGTGACTCTTGGTTACAGGGGACACTTGTCCATGTGGAGGATATTACATTTGGAGCAGCTTGTTGGTGAGAAGAATAAACCTATCAAACTGGAATTAATGCGGCGCCATGTTCTCGGGGATGATCTAGAGAGACGAATGGCGGCGGCAGAAAATCCATTTTCAATATTGTACTCAGTTCTTCACGATCTATGTGTTTCACTTGTCGTGGATACTGTCATCAGGCAAGTGCAAGCTCTTCGACAGGGAAGATGGAAAGATGCAATTCGATTTGAGCTCATATCCGACGGTGGAATGGGTCATGCGGCAGGTTCCAGTTCCATGCAGAACCCGGACAGGGAATCTGATTCATCCGGTCCTCGAACTCCTGGTTTAAAAATCATATACTGGCTGGAGTTCAATAAAAATGCTGGCATGTCTGACTCAGGTGCATGCCCATTCATAAAAATTGAACCTGGGCCAGATCTTCAGATAAAGTGCATACACAGCAATTTTGTCATAGATCCACTAACAGGCAAGGAGGCAGAGTTTTTCTTGGACCAGAGTTGTATTGATGTTGAGAGGTTGCTGTTAAGAGCT contains:
- the LOC112805186 gene encoding uncharacterized protein; amino-acid sequence: METVWRKLEAARRVKITLYALLSSPPTVSQVLNNGAPGGRACAVSNASSLPLLRTGIYQRRPLLRRRSCSSSPLRRRRFLLRHPRCCSSASSPLVLVCHRILCVAVPARAAPLLLLPWSLVLCLCYPGSFRPFSFLHGGSSLLLVPWLLVFYLLMDPCPIISYMQDINYYLTGPLQDWISKPEDFMQIRAEVFTPFVRSSRES